A genome region from Chlorobaculum tepidum TLS includes the following:
- the frr gene encoding ribosome recycling factor, translating into MTVRDVIQKIEPRMKKTIEAFQHELASIRTGKATTALLDRVKVEAYGSQMPLKQVGNVGVLDAHTLTVQVWDKSMVGATERAIRDAGLGLNPSADGQNIRISIPPLTEERRKEFVKLTKKFGEDSKVSLRNHRRDLIHEVEKLEKEKLISEDELKRGKKDADDLLHKYEKQITELIAQKEKEIMEV; encoded by the coding sequence ATGACTGTCAGGGACGTTATCCAGAAAATCGAGCCTCGCATGAAGAAAACCATCGAGGCCTTCCAGCACGAACTCGCCTCGATCAGAACCGGCAAGGCCACCACGGCACTGCTCGACCGGGTGAAGGTGGAGGCTTATGGATCGCAGATGCCGCTCAAGCAGGTCGGCAACGTCGGCGTGCTCGATGCTCACACCCTCACCGTGCAGGTCTGGGACAAGTCGATGGTTGGCGCAACCGAACGCGCGATCCGTGACGCCGGTCTCGGTCTGAACCCTTCAGCCGACGGCCAGAACATCCGCATCAGCATTCCGCCGCTCACCGAGGAGCGCCGCAAGGAGTTCGTGAAGCTGACCAAGAAGTTCGGTGAGGATTCCAAAGTCTCGCTGCGCAACCACCGCCGCGACCTGATCCATGAGGTCGAGAAGCTCGAAAAGGAGAAGCTGATCAGCGAGGATGAGTTGAAACGCGGCAAGAAGGACGCGGACGACCTGCTGCACAAATACGAGAAGCAGATCACCGAACTGATCGCCCAGAAAGAAAAGGAGATCATGGAGGTCTGA
- a CDS encoding SHOCT domain-containing protein: MEIFFGWIIFSFVAGIIGSGRKIGFWGAFLLSIFLSPLIGLIFALVSKSNEKEEYEKRMLETQKSQQEALNKILQEKQNNASTISITDELEKLAKLKNDNIISEEEYQKLKDKLLNS; encoded by the coding sequence ATGGAAATTTTCTTTGGTTGGATAATTTTTAGTTTCGTTGCAGGAATTATTGGTTCTGGACGAAAAATAGGGTTTTGGGGAGCATTTTTGCTTTCAATTTTTTTAAGCCCTTTAATCGGTTTAATATTTGCTTTAGTTTCAAAAAGCAATGAGAAAGAAGAATACGAGAAAAGAATGTTGGAAACCCAAAAAAGCCAACAAGAAGCGTTAAACAAAATTTTACAAGAAAAACAGAACAACGCTTCTACAATATCTATTACTGACGAATTAGAAAAACTTGCAAAACTGAAAAATGACAACATAATTTCAGAAGAAGAATATCAGAAATTAAAAGACAAACTTCTTAATTCATAA
- a CDS encoding DUF805 domain-containing protein has product MNWYLQVLKKYAEFNGRARRKEYWMFALFNIIFLIAAMIIDNIAGTTIGVLPYGLFYFVYALAVFIPGLAVGVRRLHDVGKSGWFYLIILIPIVGAIWLLVLFCTDGVVGQNEYGINPKEVATN; this is encoded by the coding sequence ATGAACTGGTATTTACAAGTTTTGAAAAAGTATGCTGAATTCAACGGCAGAGCAAGAAGAAAAGAATATTGGATGTTTGCACTATTCAACATCATTTTCTTAATTGCTGCAATGATTATTGACAATATTGCGGGAACAACAATCGGTGTGTTACCTTATGGTTTATTCTATTTTGTTTATGCACTTGCTGTTTTTATTCCAGGTTTAGCAGTCGGTGTAAGAAGACTTCATGATGTTGGAAAAAGTGGGTGGTTTTACTTAATCATTTTAATTCCTATTGTTGGCGCTATTTGGCTTTTGGTTCTTTTCTGCACAGACGGGGTTGTCGGACAGAATGAATACGGTATAAACCCGAAAGAAGTTGCTACTAACTAA
- a CDS encoding energy transducer TonB, which yields MSSKLQSVHHEAARKAQRWTFREQFLDTDRLRQINYGNLALRREAHLFLTHGVVVAVLLLSIFWLVSANWNRVMGMFGGGHNQQAAVQCYEVVTNVTQLPPPPSIAPEPSKVKAAAAPVEAPKVGKIRKVAEAPPDQTFATQKEIKQAITQGPASQDGGGSSGSCDTVVEFVNCQNPPTVVSTPRLVYPEMARIAGLEGRVFVRVLISEEGRPMKAEIVKRIPADQTVFDKEAVRIAMETKYTAGVQNGRKVRVWMTIPVRFTLHES from the coding sequence GTGTCGTCAAAGTTACAATCGGTGCATCATGAGGCGGCCAGAAAGGCGCAGCGGTGGACTTTCCGCGAACAGTTCCTCGATACCGACCGGCTGAGGCAGATCAATTACGGCAATCTCGCCCTGCGGCGCGAGGCTCATCTGTTTCTGACTCACGGCGTGGTCGTGGCTGTGTTGCTTCTGTCGATTTTCTGGCTTGTCAGCGCGAACTGGAATCGCGTGATGGGCATGTTCGGCGGCGGGCACAACCAGCAGGCGGCGGTTCAGTGCTACGAGGTTGTCACCAACGTGACGCAGTTGCCGCCACCTCCGTCCATTGCGCCGGAGCCGTCGAAGGTGAAGGCCGCCGCCGCGCCAGTGGAAGCGCCGAAGGTGGGCAAGATCAGGAAGGTGGCTGAAGCGCCGCCGGATCAGACTTTCGCGACGCAGAAGGAGATCAAACAGGCGATCACGCAAGGCCCGGCTTCACAGGATGGCGGCGGTTCGTCAGGCTCTTGTGACACGGTCGTGGAATTTGTCAACTGCCAGAATCCGCCGACGGTGGTCAGCACGCCGAGGCTGGTCTATCCCGAAATGGCGAGGATCGCCGGTTTGGAAGGCAGGGTTTTCGTGCGCGTGCTCATCAGCGAAGAGGGCCGCCCGATGAAAGCCGAGATTGTCAAACGCATTCCTGCCGACCAGACAGTGTTCGACAAGGAGGCGGTGCGCATTGCTATGGAGACGAAGTACACGGCGGGAGTGCAGAACGGCAGGAAGGTGCGGGTCTGGATGACTATTCCGGTGCGCTTTACGCTGCATGAATCGTGA
- a CDS encoding ExbD/TolR family protein yields MGMVDSPGDRRSSKRGGHQRKRLGFKLDMTPMVDVAFLLLTFFMLTTTFAKSNTMEINIPPETGEVAVAELNVMTLRVPGDGFAYWSLGEAAPRRVPLYDSAGTHASLSSELRQVLRQETGRNRKMVIVVRISGKAKYKALVDIIDEFNLMKIDRFSLDDFTPKDEAEIQKAVTMR; encoded by the coding sequence ATGGGCATGGTTGATTCACCCGGAGACCGGCGCAGCTCGAAACGGGGCGGGCACCAGCGCAAACGGCTCGGCTTCAAGCTCGACATGACGCCGATGGTGGACGTAGCGTTCCTGCTGCTGACCTTTTTCATGCTGACGACAACGTTCGCCAAGTCGAACACGATGGAAATCAACATTCCACCGGAGACCGGCGAGGTTGCCGTGGCTGAACTGAACGTGATGACGCTCAGGGTGCCCGGCGACGGCTTTGCCTACTGGTCGCTCGGCGAGGCGGCTCCACGGCGTGTACCACTGTATGACAGCGCCGGCACCCATGCATCGCTCAGCAGCGAGCTTCGCCAGGTGTTGCGTCAGGAGACCGGCAGAAACCGGAAGATGGTGATTGTCGTCAGAATCAGCGGCAAGGCCAAGTACAAAGCGCTGGTCGATATCATCGACGAGTTCAACCTGATGAAAATCGACCGTTTCAGCCTCGACGATTTTACCCCGAAGGACGAAGCTGAAATTCAGAAGGCCGTGACCATGCGCTGA
- a CDS encoding ExbD/TolR family protein: protein MSKIKAKRVGFRLDMTPMVDVAFLLLTFFMLTTKFRPPEAVTIDLPSSHSNMKLPESDVLTVTIAKDNSIYMGVSSQRTRERLFDMVVRPKLENAGVSKAAVADSLSRFRLDDSFKIEKEELARYIMMSRFADQRLRPVIRADNKADYEAVNYVIKVFRKMNLLNFNLVTVLEKEVR, encoded by the coding sequence ATGTCCAAAATCAAGGCAAAAAGGGTAGGGTTCCGGCTTGACATGACGCCGATGGTCGATGTGGCATTTCTGCTGCTGACCTTTTTTATGCTGACCACCAAGTTCCGTCCGCCGGAAGCGGTGACCATCGACCTGCCGTCGTCTCATTCGAACATGAAGCTGCCGGAGTCCGACGTGCTGACCGTGACCATCGCGAAGGACAACTCAATCTACATGGGCGTTTCGTCGCAGCGCACCAGGGAGCGGCTGTTCGATATGGTCGTGAGGCCGAAGCTCGAAAATGCGGGCGTCTCCAAGGCTGCGGTGGCCGATTCGCTCAGCAGATTCAGGCTCGACGACAGCTTTAAAATCGAAAAAGAGGAGCTGGCCCGCTACATCATGATGTCGCGCTTTGCCGATCAGCGGCTCAGGCCGGTGATCCGGGCGGACAACAAGGCCGATTACGAGGCGGTCAACTATGTCATCAAGGTGTTCAGGAAGATGAACCTGCTCAACTTCAACCTGGTGACCGTTCTCGAAAAGGAGGTGCGTTGA
- a CDS encoding MotA/TolQ/ExbB proton channel family protein, which translates to MKQGFFTAILIVVTYAVSLGFYVWMGTTPPESMFHAVWKGGPIVSVLMALILMVIAYIVERIVALNKASGKGSITEFVQSLKQDVDSGSIDQAISRCDDHQSSLSAVLRAVLDRYKMLAVHNVTDREKRISEMQKAVEEATLMEMPLLEKNLVAISTIASISTMVGLLGTTLGMIRAFSAMATSGAPDAVQLSLGISEALFNTALGILGGIMGIVTYNVFTSRVDRFSYQIDEAAFYIIQTLGSSKS; encoded by the coding sequence ATGAAGCAGGGATTTTTTACGGCGATACTGATTGTGGTGACCTACGCGGTATCCCTTGGTTTTTATGTCTGGATGGGCACAACACCACCGGAGTCCATGTTCCATGCCGTCTGGAAAGGCGGGCCGATCGTGTCGGTGCTGATGGCGCTGATTCTGATGGTGATCGCCTACATCGTCGAGCGGATCGTCGCGCTAAACAAAGCTTCCGGCAAAGGCTCCATCACGGAGTTCGTACAAAGCCTCAAGCAGGATGTCGATTCGGGCTCCATCGACCAGGCCATCTCCCGCTGTGACGACCACCAGAGCTCCCTCTCCGCCGTGCTCCGCGCCGTGCTCGACCGCTACAAGATGCTCGCCGTACACAACGTGACCGACCGTGAGAAGCGCATCAGCGAGATGCAGAAAGCTGTCGAGGAGGCGACCCTCATGGAGATGCCGCTGCTCGAAAAGAACCTCGTCGCCATCTCGACCATCGCCTCGATCTCCACGATGGTCGGCCTGCTCGGTACCACGCTCGGCATGATCCGCGCCTTCTCGGCGATGGCCACCAGCGGCGCGCCCGACGCGGTGCAGCTCTCGCTCGGCATCTCCGAGGCGCTCTTCAACACGGCGCTCGGCATTCTCGGCGGTATCATGGGCATCGTCACCTACAACGTCTTTACCAGCCGGGTTGACCGCTTCAGCTACCAGATCGACGAGGCGGCGTTCTACATTATCCAGACCCTTGGCAGCAGTAAATCCTGA
- the dnaG gene encoding DNA primase encodes MIDEVRQSTDIVDVVSDYVRLHPSGRHFKALSPFTQEKTPSFIVSPDKQIYKCFSSGKGGNVFTFVMEMEKVSFPEAVEMLAKRAGIDIGKYQQQKAKEKDKREASQFDTLRWAAKLFHGTLQSEAGSAALAYLTGKRGLEPGTIRRFGLGFAPESWDHLLHAAERDGAPVEHLVSLGLLTRHPKRNTLYDTFRNRIIFPILTVGGQVAGFGGRTLSNDAETPKYINSPESAFFEKSKLLYGMHAAKNEIRRQETAILVEGYMDVIAMHQAGFTNTVASCGTALTRYQAKILKRYTSRVLFLYDGDNAGKKSMLAGIDILLSEGLTPWVVMLPGNEDPDSFIRNYGKEAFLGELESEKSSFQDFQLRCYQDAGWMESPDTASKAISAMTRSIALIADPVQKELYIDELSKKLDLSRQTLREVMAASDTGGSTRESRQRRSEPAPQPLARQAPLSVTERTFLEALIESTFYGNEVLDFAASHESMFHLEHPAAQTIFSHLVRRFREMNDRDGHLDINSEISSIGMEDASNLAFDILFRLPVNETTRLTPAELEQHARRCLSHFLVAVKALVLEPLQKEKQKIIAQLQSATSTHEQERLSRELLEHNKQFRAMEQEVDESIRGILGE; translated from the coding sequence ATGATTGATGAGGTCCGCCAGAGCACGGACATTGTTGACGTGGTGTCGGATTATGTCAGGCTGCACCCCTCGGGCCGCCATTTCAAGGCGCTCTCGCCCTTTACGCAGGAGAAGACCCCGTCGTTCATCGTCTCGCCCGACAAGCAGATTTACAAATGCTTTTCGAGCGGCAAGGGCGGCAACGTCTTCACCTTCGTCATGGAGATGGAGAAGGTGAGCTTTCCTGAAGCGGTCGAGATGCTGGCCAAACGCGCCGGAATCGACATCGGCAAATACCAGCAACAGAAGGCCAAAGAAAAGGATAAACGGGAGGCCAGCCAGTTCGACACACTGCGCTGGGCGGCGAAGCTGTTCCACGGCACGCTGCAAAGCGAGGCCGGAAGCGCGGCGCTCGCCTACCTCACCGGCAAGCGGGGACTCGAACCCGGCACGATCCGGCGCTTCGGCCTCGGCTTCGCGCCCGAGTCGTGGGATCACCTGCTCCATGCGGCGGAGCGTGACGGAGCACCGGTCGAGCATCTCGTCAGCCTCGGCCTCCTGACGCGCCACCCGAAGCGCAACACTCTCTACGACACATTCCGCAACCGGATCATCTTTCCGATTCTGACCGTCGGCGGCCAGGTGGCGGGCTTCGGCGGGCGTACGCTGTCAAACGACGCCGAAACACCCAAGTACATCAACTCGCCGGAGAGCGCCTTCTTCGAGAAGTCGAAGCTGCTCTACGGGATGCACGCCGCCAAGAACGAAATCCGGCGGCAGGAAACGGCCATTCTCGTCGAAGGGTACATGGACGTGATCGCCATGCACCAGGCGGGCTTCACCAACACGGTCGCCTCGTGCGGCACGGCGCTCACCCGCTACCAGGCCAAAATCCTGAAGCGCTACACCTCGCGCGTGCTCTTCCTCTACGACGGCGACAACGCAGGCAAGAAATCGATGCTGGCGGGCATCGACATTCTGCTCTCGGAGGGGCTGACGCCGTGGGTGGTGATGCTGCCCGGCAATGAAGACCCCGACAGTTTCATTCGCAACTACGGCAAGGAGGCGTTTCTCGGCGAGCTGGAGAGTGAAAAAAGCTCGTTTCAGGATTTCCAGCTCCGCTGCTATCAGGATGCCGGATGGATGGAGAGCCCCGATACCGCCTCAAAAGCGATTTCTGCCATGACGCGGAGCATCGCCCTCATCGCCGATCCGGTGCAGAAGGAACTGTACATCGACGAGCTGTCGAAAAAGCTCGATCTCAGCCGCCAGACGCTCCGCGAGGTGATGGCCGCGAGCGACACCGGGGGCAGCACGCGAGAGTCACGCCAGCGCCGCAGCGAACCGGCCCCGCAGCCCCTCGCGCGGCAAGCGCCGCTCTCCGTGACGGAACGCACCTTCCTCGAAGCGCTGATCGAAAGCACCTTCTACGGCAACGAAGTGCTCGACTTCGCCGCCTCGCATGAGTCGATGTTCCACCTCGAACATCCTGCCGCGCAAACAATTTTCAGCCATCTGGTCAGGCGATTCCGCGAAATGAATGACCGCGACGGTCACCTCGACATCAACTCTGAGATCAGCTCCATCGGCATGGAGGACGCAAGCAACCTCGCCTTCGACATCCTCTTCCGCCTGCCGGTCAACGAAACCACGCGCCTGACCCCTGCCGAACTCGAACAGCACGCCCGCCGTTGCCTCTCTCACTTCCTCGTTGCGGTCAAAGCGCTGGTGCTCGAACCGTTGCAGAAAGAGAAACAGAAAATTATCGCACAACTCCAGTCAGCCACCAGCACGCACGAACAGGAACGCTTGTCAAGAGAGCTTCTCGAACACAACAAACAATTTCGCGCGATGGAGCAGGAGGTTGACGAGTCGATCAGGGGAATATTGGGGGAATAA
- a CDS encoding DUF2971 domain-containing protein yields the protein MSNTKKGLATAGYNDDLAKLEEIFLPNFFYKKMQYYFSSSGLISNDVLFVHYTSTESALDIIREKRVLMRNALHMPDRQEVQDGFNIMDGLLSNENNHWVEFRNRIEVVLPGVVDRVMKIYSDHSHGRNDGTYFLSVLEHDESEKELGRLSMWRAFCGQSQPVAMFLRLPALSAVSQVLRIFFNPVLYKGKGQQHLELAEVIKNVENHKSFLERLDPDLVTSAIVSMILINVLCVKHKVFKEEREWRCVYLPKCFTSETSARLIEPGVEEQVGASRNVYKMPLNAAIDPVLSDIDLSKIFDSLIIGPSKSPYATYEVFCDELKKIGVSDVESKVRVTEIPVR from the coding sequence ATGTCCAATACGAAGAAGGGGCTTGCTACAGCTGGTTATAATGATGACCTCGCGAAGTTAGAAGAGATATTTTTGCCGAATTTTTTTTATAAAAAGATGCAATATTATTTCTCTAGCTCCGGCTTAATAAGTAATGATGTCTTGTTTGTTCACTATACATCGACAGAGTCGGCATTGGATATTATTAGAGAGAAACGGGTTCTGATGCGTAATGCTCTTCATATGCCAGACAGACAAGAGGTGCAGGATGGGTTTAATATCATGGATGGTCTTTTGTCAAATGAAAATAACCATTGGGTTGAATTTAGAAATCGTATTGAGGTGGTTTTGCCGGGAGTTGTTGACAGGGTAATGAAGATTTATAGTGATCATTCTCATGGCAGGAATGATGGAACGTATTTTCTGTCAGTGTTGGAGCATGATGAAAGTGAGAAAGAGTTGGGTCGATTGTCTATGTGGAGGGCGTTTTGTGGTCAGTCGCAGCCTGTAGCTATGTTTCTTAGACTTCCGGCTCTGTCAGCTGTTTCACAAGTTTTGCGGATATTTTTCAATCCGGTTTTATATAAAGGAAAAGGTCAACAGCATCTGGAACTTGCCGAGGTTATTAAAAATGTTGAAAATCATAAATCCTTCCTTGAACGCCTGGACCCGGATCTTGTTACCTCTGCAATAGTCTCGATGATTCTGATTAACGTTCTCTGTGTGAAGCATAAAGTATTCAAGGAGGAGCGTGAGTGGCGTTGTGTTTATTTGCCAAAATGCTTTACATCGGAGACTTCTGCGCGATTGATAGAGCCGGGTGTTGAAGAGCAGGTTGGTGCTTCGCGTAATGTGTACAAGATGCCTCTGAATGCTGCTATCGATCCTGTTCTTTCTGATATTGACCTTTCTAAAATATTCGACAGTCTGATTATCGGTCCATCAAAATCTCCTTATGCTACGTATGAAGTTTTTTGTGATGAACTGAAAAAAATCGGCGTTTCAGATGTGGAGTCAAAAGTGAGAGTTACCGAAATTCCGGTCAGATGA
- the glyA gene encoding serine hydroxymethyltransferase, with protein MDNDILKRLDPEVFEAIANETKRQTETLELIASENFTSKAVMEACGSVMTNKYAEGYPGKRYYGGCEFVDVAENLARDRAKKLFGCEYVNVQPHSGSSANMAVLFAVLKPGDAIMGLDLSHGGHLTHGSKVNFSGQFFDAHSYGVDKETGIIDMNKVEEMARRVKPKLIITGASAYSQGFDFKAFREVADKVGALLMADIAHPAGLVAAGLSANPMPHCHFVTTTTHKTLRGPRGGMIMMGKDFENPLGLTINTKNGSRVKMMSEVIDAEVMPGIQGGPLMHIIAGKAVAFGEALQPEFKAYAQQIKDNAAAMAAKFLAAGYHIVSGGTKNHLMLLDLRNKNVNGKVAENLLHEAGITVNKNMVPFDDKSPFVTSGIRIGTPAMTTRGMKVAEAEKIVEFIDRVISAANDANVADVCKAVRAEVRELCLGFPLNNYGSLV; from the coding sequence ATGGACAACGATATTCTGAAACGGCTCGACCCCGAGGTCTTCGAGGCGATTGCCAATGAAACAAAACGCCAAACCGAAACGCTCGAACTGATCGCTTCGGAGAACTTCACCAGCAAGGCGGTCATGGAAGCTTGCGGCTCGGTGATGACCAACAAGTACGCCGAGGGCTACCCCGGCAAGCGCTACTACGGCGGCTGCGAATTTGTTGATGTGGCCGAGAACCTCGCCCGCGACCGCGCCAAGAAGCTTTTCGGCTGTGAGTACGTCAACGTGCAGCCGCACTCCGGTTCCAGCGCCAACATGGCGGTGCTTTTCGCCGTGCTCAAGCCGGGCGACGCCATCATGGGCCTCGACCTCTCCCACGGCGGCCACCTGACTCACGGCAGCAAGGTGAACTTCTCCGGCCAGTTCTTTGATGCCCACTCTTACGGCGTTGACAAAGAGACTGGCATCATCGACATGAACAAGGTCGAAGAGATGGCCAGGCGAGTCAAGCCGAAGCTCATCATCACCGGCGCGAGTGCCTACTCGCAGGGCTTTGACTTCAAGGCGTTCCGCGAAGTCGCCGACAAAGTCGGTGCGCTGCTCATGGCCGACATCGCCCACCCGGCGGGCCTCGTTGCTGCGGGCCTTTCTGCCAACCCGATGCCGCATTGCCACTTCGTGACCACCACCACGCACAAGACCCTGCGCGGCCCACGCGGCGGCATGATCATGATGGGCAAGGATTTCGAGAATCCGCTCGGCCTGACTATCAACACCAAGAACGGCTCGCGCGTCAAGATGATGTCCGAGGTGATCGACGCCGAGGTGATGCCCGGCATCCAGGGCGGCCCGCTCATGCACATCATCGCCGGCAAGGCGGTTGCCTTCGGCGAAGCGCTCCAGCCCGAGTTTAAAGCCTATGCGCAGCAGATCAAGGACAACGCCGCTGCAATGGCCGCGAAGTTCCTCGCGGCGGGCTACCACATCGTCAGCGGTGGTACGAAAAACCACCTCATGCTGCTCGACCTGCGCAACAAGAACGTCAACGGCAAGGTAGCCGAAAACCTCCTGCACGAAGCCGGAATCACGGTTAACAAAAACATGGTGCCTTTCGACGACAAATCGCCGTTCGTCACCAGCGGCATCCGCATCGGCACCCCGGCGATGACCACTCGTGGGATGAAGGTTGCCGAAGCTGAAAAGATCGTTGAATTCATCGATCGCGTCATCAGCGCTGCCAACGACGCCAACGTCGCCGATGTCTGCAAGGCCGTCAGGGCTGAAGTTCGCGAGCTGTGCCTTGGCTTCCCGCTCAACAACTACGGTTCTCTCGTCTAA
- a CDS encoding bifunctional 3,4-dihydroxy-2-butanone-4-phosphate synthase/GTP cyclohydrolase II translates to MSNNQFDSIESAIEDIKNGKLIIVVDDEDREDEGDFIAAAEHVTPEMVNFITKEARGLLCVAIPMERARELQLEPMVQRNTSQHETNFTVSIDAIAEGVTTGISAYDRYMTLKMLADPSSTADDFSRPGHIFPLRAMDGGVLRRVGHTEAAVDLCRLAGCQPAGLLCEILHDDGSMARVPELLKLKEKLGMKLITIKDLVAYRMQRSKLVHRAVESKLPTAYGEFKLIAYETIVDQQNHMAFVKGDVGNGEPVLARVHSQCATGDTFGSLRCDCGHQLETALRMIEKEGRGVLIYLMQEGRGIGLINKLKAYNLQDEGFDTVEANEKLGFKPDLRDYGIGAQILQDLGVRKMRLMTNNPKKIVGLEGYGLEIVERVPLEIEPNEVNRHYLQTKRDKLGHMIQMASGNERILFERLADEQLKQHKKD, encoded by the coding sequence ATGAGCAACAATCAGTTCGATTCCATAGAATCAGCCATCGAAGACATTAAAAACGGCAAGCTGATCATCGTCGTCGATGACGAAGATCGGGAGGATGAAGGCGATTTTATTGCCGCTGCCGAGCATGTGACCCCCGAGATGGTGAACTTCATCACCAAAGAGGCGCGCGGCCTGCTCTGCGTGGCTATTCCCATGGAGCGCGCCCGCGAGTTGCAGCTTGAACCGATGGTGCAGCGCAACACCTCCCAGCACGAAACAAACTTCACCGTTTCAATCGACGCGATCGCCGAAGGGGTGACCACCGGCATTTCGGCCTACGACCGATACATGACGCTCAAGATGCTTGCCGATCCGTCCTCCACGGCGGACGACTTCTCACGCCCCGGCCACATCTTCCCGCTCCGGGCGATGGATGGCGGTGTGCTACGCAGGGTTGGTCACACCGAGGCCGCGGTCGATCTCTGTCGTCTTGCCGGATGCCAGCCAGCCGGTTTGCTCTGCGAAATCCTGCACGACGACGGCAGCATGGCGCGTGTGCCCGAACTGCTGAAGCTCAAAGAGAAGCTCGGCATGAAGCTCATCACGATCAAAGATCTCGTGGCTTACCGGATGCAGCGGTCGAAGCTCGTGCACCGCGCCGTCGAGTCGAAGCTACCGACCGCGTATGGCGAGTTCAAGCTCATTGCCTACGAAACCATCGTCGATCAGCAGAATCACATGGCCTTCGTCAAGGGCGATGTTGGCAACGGCGAGCCGGTGCTTGCCCGGGTGCACTCGCAGTGCGCCACGGGCGATACCTTCGGTTCGTTGCGTTGCGACTGCGGTCACCAGCTCGAAACCGCTCTGCGCATGATTGAAAAGGAGGGGCGTGGCGTCCTGATTTACCTCATGCAGGAGGGGCGAGGCATCGGCCTCATCAACAAGCTCAAGGCCTACAACCTTCAGGACGAAGGGTTCGACACGGTCGAGGCCAACGAGAAGCTCGGTTTCAAACCCGACCTTCGCGACTACGGCATCGGTGCGCAGATTCTTCAGGACCTTGGTGTCAGGAAGATGCGGTTGATGACCAACAACCCGAAAAAGATTGTCGGTCTGGAAGGCTATGGTCTTGAAATCGTCGAACGCGTACCGCTCGAAATCGAGCCGAACGAGGTGAACCGCCACTACCTGCAGACCAAGCGCGACAAGCTTGGTCACATGATTCAAATGGCTTCGGGCAATGAACGGATTCTCTTCGAGCGCCTTGCCGATGAGCAGTTGAAACAGCACAAAAAAGATTAA